The DNA sequence TCATCACCTAACGAGTCAGCAGATTCCATTCCTTCTTTTAACTCATCAATTAATATATTAAAATCCTTTACGATGTTAGACACCATATCATCGGCAGATTCATTTGAATTGGCTTCTTGAACAGATGCTGTTTCAAGAAATTCTTTCATTGTGGCGACAGGTGCCCCTTTTAAAGCCAACAGTCGTTCTGCTAACTCATCAATGTGAAGAGCAGCTTCAGTATAAAGCTCTTCAAACTTAGCATGTAACGTAAAGAATTGAGGACCTTTTACGAACCAATGGTAATTGTGGAGCTTAATAAATAACACGCTCCAATTGGCAATTTGTTTGTTTAGAATCGTAGAAACCTTTTCTTGAGACATTCTTCTCATCCTTTCACGAAAATCATTCTACGATATATTTTCCCTAACCTGATAAGATTAAACATACACCGTGGAACATTTTAGGAATGAATGATTAACGAATG is a window from the Bacillus alkalicellulosilyticus genome containing:
- a CDS encoding Dps family protein, whose protein sequence is MSQEKVSTILNKQIANWSVLFIKLHNYHWFVKGPQFFTLHAKFEELYTEAALHIDELAERLLALKGAPVATMKEFLETASVQEANSNESADDMVSNIVKDFNILIDELKEGMESADSLGDETTADMLLAIHQSLEKHNWMLRSFLK